In the genome of Peromyscus eremicus chromosome 8b, PerEre_H2_v1, whole genome shotgun sequence, the window acacacttttaaagtaGTACAGGTATTAAAAATACACATGCATCCACAAGTAGGTTATATTCTATATGTCATAAAGATAATTCTTATTTTGTAGTATAGCATAATACATTTCTAATCAGAATGTGCCAACACATGTAATATGAGGAAGTAGAGGGGCTCATTAAATCTACTGTATTGCAATAACCACTCACAAATGTGGAGCTCTCTTGATCAATAAGGAGAAATATATCGTGTTGACATAAAGCTTTGTGGTACACATCAGGGAACTAGAGAGAGAAAAGCAGCACTGCTCCTGCGCTGAATTTGGTACTAAATATCATCCCTTATATGAATAAGTGTCAGTTTACATATTGAATACTCGCTTTTTTGCATGTTTATATTCCGAATAACTCTTTCTACCTGCTAATGCCACTTCACAAATGGACGTAGGTACACAGATGCAATGTGCTTTGCTTACAGCTTGGCTAGAATCGAATTAAGTAGAAATTATGTCTGGTTTAGCAAGCTTATCGAAGTTGAATGACATCATTTCTGTGAGCTCACACAAAATTACGACTTATACCTTCATTAAACATGGAGACTATGGAGTCAAATTATCCCATTCTTATTTGGCAAATGGATGATATGCCCCAATACTTTGTTCTCCTGTTTTAAATAGTTCCAGGACCATAATACCACCTTCTAGGAAAGGACAGTATTTCATTTCTAGTGTGTTTTACCTTAATAGGTTGGATGACAGGGTACAACTTGAAGGAGCAAGTGACCCTGATCAAGTCTCGTTAAAAGCAGACTCTGACATCTTGCAGAATGCCTTAGCAGAAAATGACACACCTTATTATGACGTATCCAGGTAAGCTCACTCTTGTTTATCTtatttaggaaacacatttgaaaaGATTAAATGTGCTAGTTTTATCTTACCAAGGATAAGATAAAAGATACAATGGATAGCTTTCCATGACTCTGCTCAGCCTGATTGACATAAACTCACTTACAGCCTCTGAGCATCATTTCAATAGCTCAGATTAGGCCAATGCCAGATCAAACTGCAGCAGTTTGGATTCCATGAGGGAACAGATACAAAGGGCGAAGATTTCTAATGGTGCTGTTCACTCACGCAACTGCTTGTGTAGAGCAGTGCTTCAGAGCAGACCAAAAGATGTCACCCTGAAGACAAAGTATAAACAAGGCTCTTCGTGTGCTTACAAAGTTCACTGGTAGACATAATAAGGTCTTCTCTATTGCAAGAGATTTGTTCCCTATTATTTGTGGTGGAAAAGAATAGTTAAAATACAGAGTACTGGTGAGTTTGACCAAATTAATGTATTTTTCCAttgcatgtatttttatttaaggtAGCATCAAAAAAACTATATAAACATATAGAAACTATAAATgaagtttaaaacaaaaattttgtcTTAAGTTTTAGTGAGCAGTTCTGTAAGGAGCTTGCAGATTTCTTTGCCATTCCAAAAGCTAGGATGTTTCTGTAGGAGATTTTACCAAGCAATCATGGTGTTTGCTTCCTTGCTTTAGAAATGCCAGGCATGCTGACGGAGTTTTCACCAGTGACTACAGCAAGCTCCTGGGTCAGATTTCTGCCAAAAAATACCTGGAGTCCCTCATTGGAAAACGAATCGGGTAAAGaatacttattattttttaagaagtgCTCCATCTCCAAATTCTATTCTCTTTCTTGAATGTTATTTTCCTTGCTCAAGGCTGACAACTCTTTGATAATGTTCAAattatttagagaaaataatgcatattattaaataaaacacagcagCCCCCCCGGTCAAAATAAGAGTTTTGGGTACTTATTGACTCTAAACATATTTTTCTTAAGTAGCAAACATTTACAAACTAGTCAAATTGAGCTaaacttaggagaaaaaaaatacagagcatTGATACATCTCCTACTTCTTATTGACgtctttactttttttcctcactttttttctttttagcagtAACATCGCAGAAGACCCCATGCCAATCAAACGACACTCGGATGCAGTCTTCACGGATAACTACACCCGCCTTAGAAAGCAAATGGCTGTAAAGAAATACTTGAACTCCATTTTGAATGGAAAGAGGAGGTAAGGGAAAAAATTTGATGAAGGGAAAATGTGTAAATGACCTTCAAATTTCAAGCTCTGTTTGGAGatctctccctcctttttccatcacactctgctttgtgcGAACTGTTCGTTCATTCTCAACTCGGACTGATATCAGACTTCCCTGCCAAACGTTTAAAATACTGGCACATCAATGTTAATCCAAAGCCATTAGAAAGCAGTATCTCTGGGAATACTAACCTGAACATTCCTACTTTTAAAGATTACTGCATTTGAATTTACACGTCAACAGGGTTGAAAATAATGGCTATTTTGAATCAGGGAGCAGGAATCAGTGTTCACTTTTAAAACATGGAAAGTACAATTAGCAAGTTTAGCAAGCAGGAGAACTCTATCATATTTGTATCCAACAACTGTGCTTTATCACATTTATCACGATTTGTCTGTGTGTTCCAGTTCTAAAAGCGTGTGTCTCTATCGTGTGTAAATATTGGACACAGTGATAGGGATGGAGTGTTCTCGCCTCTCACTCCAGTTGTCTTTGTGCACATGGTGAGTGTTAAGCATAATTCTGTTTGGGTGAAATCAGACAAGAGTATCCTCTTTGTCCACTAAATGATAATTCCATAAGGCTGATTTTAGACACTAAGGTCTTGGAACAATTCATGGGCAATCACTAGCTGCAGAGATCTGTTCATCCCCAGCGTGTCTTGCAGAGCACAGATAATTACCTAGTCATGGTGTTATAATTGTTCCGTTGGAAACTTCCTCAGCTGAGAATTTTaacacattcattttctttctggtcTGTAGCAGTGAGGGAGATTCTCCAGACTTCTATGAAGAGCTAGAAAAATGATGGAAAGACTCCTCTGAGcggagctgaaagatcagaggtgAGTGTGCCCATGGATTCTTCCTGGATTCTCACAGCTGCCATGAAGAATAGATGTAGGAAGGAGCCAGTAGGCCAAGACATCCTAGGGCTAAACATCCTTCTACCTGGAGATATTATCCAGTCCATACAACACCTCTACCTGAGGCAGATCCCACCCCAGTGAACACCTTCAGGTGATACATGCACCATTGTTATCACGATAAATGCACTAGTCACCATAAGGAGTTTGGCCTCTGCACAGGACCTTCTTGTCTATTCACCTTTATCACACGTGTGTATTGAAATTAAAACACACAGGATCTTGACTCATACTCACGAGGGAAAATGACTTAGTTTTGAGACAACTCAAGTCATGCTGCTTTTATTCATTTAAGATTTAGTCCCATGAATGCCTGCTAGGTCATCAGTTAAGTGTGGAGAAATATCACAGTATGGTGATTCAAGGCATTCTGGGATGAATTATAGTACTTCAAACATAGCAGCCTTCATGGAATGAAGGTCAAAGTTTGATCTGTGACGTGAGGAGAAGCACAAAGCTCTAGCAGCATTCATCATGGAATActtttgaatagaaaaaaaagcactatttttttcctttggtgaagcAATATGGGCTGTTTTTCACAATTGCTTTTATATAAATATGGATACATGGTATATTATTTTGTGAGCTATGTAAGCATTAACAATTTCATTGTTTCATCTGAACCTACTCACAACATTTGGCAAATGGCAAAAGTATGTCCTATCACTGTGTCAAATGTCAGCATACTTTTCTCTAACGGGCTCTGGAGAGATGGTCACAGTTCTATGGCCTATATCTGTTACAACCACTTAACATGGAAGTAACCAAGAACCAAGAAAAGATATAAAACAGAGGGGAGTGGCTGGCCACAGTAGAACTTGGTTTGTAGAATCTGAAAGTTCCAGCCTTCCCTAAGTGTAGGAAAATAGCTTGTCCTGTGTTTGGCCTAAAGTTAATCCAGCCACACCTTAGTTTCTGATGTGGTCCTCTAAGATTTTAAGAGGACTATCAGGAGCAAACAAGTCTTCAGAAGTCACTTGCCTGGGTACTTTGTTCCATCGATTACATTAATTATTCCTTTATCTCTGAAGGAAGCATAGGGTCAGGAGCTAGCCATAACAATGCTATCATATACAGACATTTCCAAGAACTTACTCCATGGTTCAAGAATAAAAGCTGAGCTTAGAGTCTcacttagtggtagagcacttgcctggcctGCACAAAAGCCTTGGGTTTCATGCTCAACACCAAAAGAAATAATATTGTTTTTTATGGTGAATATTTCTCTGTCAGATAACAAATGTGTCAGACACAAAAATATAAAGGCAGACTCCTTTAAAAGTGTAAGGTCATTTACCAGGGACCATTATTATTATGGAAGGATGGCTTTGAACAGGTGTCGCGGGTCCTGCTGTGGGTAGTCCATTTGTGAAAATTACTAATGCTTCATTGTTAATGATTAAATAGAGAGGCTTGGAATAGGTGCCGCGGGTCCTCCTGCAGGCAGTCCATTTGTGAAAATTACCCATGCTTCATTATTAATGATTAAGTAGAGATCCTCTTCATCCTCCAGTTCCTTTGTGACAGTCAGTGTTCTGGAAAGTTCTTTCTTGACTCTGCCAGGCACAATCTCAGCAGAGACTGTTGGCAAGGGATAAGGAGACATTGGGGTTTGCTAAATGAGTGGGTGAAACTAACACAAATTTTCAAATTGTTTATATTTAAAGCAccaattctttctcttttcagaatTCTTGAAGGAAAACAACCAAGCGATTACATTATGAGTTCTACATATCTAATTCAAGAAAACAACTTCCATAGCAAAACCAAATAAAGTGTGTTGTGAATATTGTGATTTCCTTTATGTAATAACTGTGATGTTTACATTGTAAATATTATTTGAGCACTCTGAAGTTCATCTTTAGCTCATAAAAGGCTTGTAATTTCATATGCTATATATTATTTCtaaggaaaatatatttaatgataAGTGGACTCTAGATTAATTCCACTTATCTGGAGCTTTCTGCAAGGGTAGCAATAGAGGAAAATTGATGTGTTTATTTATAGCATGTAGTTATCTATTCAAAAGAGAAGAACAGATAATCAGTGTGGCTAAGTCTGAATGTTAAGCAGATAGGATGATGTGTGAAATAAAGCAAAATGTCTAAGGGGAATAACAAAAAgaaggatttaaaaaatatacttgtAAAAAGGAGTTTCAGAATTGTATTTCCACAGTGATAGGGACTCCATCTCTCATGAATTAGGCTCTCCAACCAGGATTTGCAGTCCATATAGGCTTCTTCAGATCTGCTTCAGTGAAGAAAAGCCCGGCTTCAGATCTGGAGCTTTCCCCTTTTGGCTTGTCTTATGGGTGTGTGAATTAGAAGCTGAATGGAGTACTTGATTTCCAGTGATAAATACTTTATCCATAATCACTCACAATAATATTTTGTCTTGTTGGCTTCCTTTGCTGAAAGTACATTTGTAGACACAACTATTTTTCCAATGTGATTGTATGAAATTAAAGACGGGAATAAAGATCTTTGGTTATCATTGcaaatgtgttttcttcttctgatTCCTTGAAGGATACAATGGCACCTCCTCTTTCCTTTATACCTGTAGGTTTGGAACTGTTTTTGTGTGATGCTTGAGGTGGGATTTTATTTGTGAATCCTACATTAACAGCTACTTAAAGAAGAGGGAGATTTCTTTCTTATATAATATCGAAGGTAAAAATAAAAGGGGAAGCACTGTATCTGCTTCTGTCCCAAGCATGAGGGTTCCCTTGAGCCCTGTTTTCTACATTAACATTCCTTCCACATGAATGTTAGTCTTAAGGTCACAGTCGTTTGCAGGGAAGGCTGGAAAATGTGGCTGTTTTCCTTAGGAGGGTATGCACCCAACTATAAACTTGGGATCTAGTCATATAAAATAAGGAAGGGACAGATGAATAAGTGTGTCCGTTTTTAAACTCTCCATTCTCACCCCAAAGCCTTACAGAATAACAGAGAAGGTGAGACTCAAACTCTGCCAATGAAACAGCATTTCACAAAaacatagggaaaaaaaaaaaacgcttggTTCATTCTTAATTGTTACATTTACAATGGAGAGCCTGATCCAGGATTCTCAGTGATGATCAAATAGCTCACACAAGTGAAAATGAGTTGTACTTACTCTGTCTGATCCCACAACTTGGATATTCTAATGGGATCTCAGAATTGAAACAGAAAACTAACATGTGTTATCTGGATACAAGGGTCTTGTAAAGATCAGATGGGGCTTAACTTGGAAGTAAAGCTAAAGAGTTTTAATTCTCTCTTACTCATGTGGACTTTTACAATTCATTCCCCCCTTGGTCAAGGCGCATTGCCTGAGTTGCTATGATGTCTTATGGGCACATAGGAAGAGGGTTCTGAGCAGAAGGAACAGTAAGTGGTAATGAGGAATAATCTTGGCATTACCGTGCAGCACAAGAGGTCGTGTGCCCAGAGTAGTGAGAAGTGAAAACTAAGTATGAGATTGGACTAAAGAGGCGATGCAGGACGGTGCAGATGTGGCCACACACATTTTAACAATGAATCAAATTTTACTATGTGGCAGCATATTGAAGTATTAATAGATATGCTAGCATTTTATATGCCAAAGATTAAATTTGTCATGTCATTGTGTTAGGCAGAATAATGATTCCTGAAAACGGCCATGCCTTTATGCCTAGAACCTGAGAATGAATATGTTACTTTGATGTGGCACAAGGTACAATCACTTCCAGATCAGCAGGGGGGTTATTCTGGGCTATTTAAGTAGCCTAGCATAGTCACACAGGTCCATAAAAGATGGATGAGGAGGGCAGTAGTCAGAGAAGGAACTACGACAATATGACAGAGACTGGTATAACATGAATGTGTGAAGTAGACTGGAAGTCTCCTTCAATTCAGGAAGCTGAAGAAAGCGAGGAAAATATTCTTTCCAAGATCTTCCAGGAGGGTCACAGCCCTACTGATACCTTAGTATTAGCCACATGACACAACACTcagacttctgatctccagagcAGTATAATAATAAGCATCTGTTGTTTTAATCTCTCCAGTTTTAGCTTGTCTCTGCAGCAGCAAGAATAAACACAATCATCATTCCCAAGTCGCAGTAGAACTTGAATCTAGTGTCCACTACATTAGGGAAGAACAATCTACCAAAATGAAATAGTCCTTGGGGCTGTGGTAGGATCCAAAAGAGAATAAAGTGTTCAAACACTAGGATATTTGCTTGGACATTTCTTCAGTTGTGAGAATAAATATGAATTGATTGAAATTTGAGGAAGGTCAGCATGTAATGTAAAAGATGGTTAAGAGTTATTTCATCCTAGGGATATATGCTTAGTTCAACATATGCTTAATGAtaaatgtaatataccatataaatagCGCTGACAGAAACAACATGATAATCTCAGCAGATGCAGAAAAAGCATCTGATATAGTCCAATACACCTTCATGACAAAAGTCTTAAAGAAAGTAGGAACTGAAGAAACAGTCTGTGGTGTGTATAAACAATGGAGTTTTGttgaactacaaaaaaaaaaaatgaaatgataacaAGGTCAAGAAAGTGGACTAACCAGGAGATTATGTTTAGTTAAGTAAGCCAGGCTGAGAAAGATAAATAGACATGTTTTCTGTCGTGTATGCACTCTatattttaagagagagagagagagagagagagagagagagagagagagggaggaagagagagaatctgtgttgtgtatgtttctgtattgtgtgtgtatgtttatgtctatatgtctgtgtatgtatctatgtcgtgtgtgtgtgtatgtgtgtgtgtatatgtttgtgtgtgtatgtctgtgtatctgtgtatgtatctatgtcgtgcatgtgtatgtctatgtcatgtgtatatgtgtgtgtgagtgtgtgtgtgtgtgtgtgtgtgtgtgtgtgatatgaaacTAGAAAAGGGACCATGAGAGATGAAAAAGAGATGCTGCTGCTGGGGGAGAggcacagagaaggaagagggtctCGGAATAAGTGCCATGAAGGTCGAAGGTTactgagagaaaagggaaggtagAGGTAGGGGCAGGAGGAAATGTGGGGAGAGCGGGAGGAGGCTCAACAAAAACTGAGTGTGTGCCGGATGAGACCCGTTCTTCATCTGCTTATCTTAAAAGCTAATGAGGGTGGAAACACTATACCATACAGAAAGTAGAAAGATGAGATTCCAACCAGGCTTGCTAGTTACTCCGTCTTCgtttttcctccattttcttgattatcaAACAAACCTAAGTTAGGGGTGGAAAGTGCCACGGTAAATGCTGTAAATGCCACTGAaaaggggccagaacagtcaaGAAATCCTCAGCATTTGAGGAAAAGCTGATGAGAGAAAGATCAAAACTTGTTTTTAACGACTATAGAGAAACAAGAGATGCTAGAGTTCAAAAGACAAAATCCCAGAGGTAATCAAGAAACTAGTGCAGGTACAGAGCAGAAATCATATGCAGAGAAAAGGAGCAGGCTTCCAGACTTTACGAACAGCCTAAGTCAAAGTCAAATCCTGTAGAGCTCAGAGGTAGAACTGTGTGCAAGACCCTCCTTCaacccagcaccacaaaaaacagattcaataaataaataaaatttaataaaaggtTCTGTCAAAATCAATCAAACGACTTGAAACACTGGATGGGAATCAGAGGTTAAAACACCGGTTGtagaaaatgaatagaaatcCCATGTCTGATAAATAGAGGTTTCAGAAAAAGAGGATGGatcaaaggaaaagagagaataaataacataaaagtaATTTTCACTTCCTCTGGGTTGCATTTCTTATGAGGCCTGGCCGCATTCCTTCTCCATTTGTGAATCAGTGCATACACTGTATGAAAGAAGCTCTTCTTCAATGTCTATTGGTTTTTTGCATTTGTTAGTTTCAGATGATATGCTTTGTTGGAGGGCATTGATTTCCTTAATCTCTAGTTAGTAGTGTGGTCAGTTGATTCCTTTAATGTTTCTAGACACCTTGACTATGTTTATGTTTGTAAGTCTTGGGGTGGCATATTCCAAGTatttagcttttagcttttaaatatttctataacAATTAGAGCGAATCGATCCATTCTAGTTAACAAGGTTCTAATTTTTCTGCTATTAgtttttacataaatatatagtaCACTACTACAAACACTATTATCTGCTACATTAAGGTTAATACTAACATACACTATTTCTTAACAGGGAATCAGAATTTCTGTCTTGCAGAATAGATCAAAGACTGAGCCTAAGAATTGTATAATCATATCATGAATTACTAAGAACTTTGGGATTGCCCGTTCCACTACATCTACATCTTAGAAGAAATTGTACCCAGTTACTTATTTGCCTATTATGTATTTGGTGTAGCCAACTCAAATAATAGTCTGTCTGGCTCCCCAACGGCAGTTGCAGTgtttttccaaaagcagaaagAGGGAAGGATACATTAGAGGCATCGGTCTTTACACAGCCCTCTGCTGCCAGCTTTCTCTTCCCGATTGTTAGGAGACCACTTCCTTGGGCCCTCTCTTTCACCTGTGTAATTGCAAGTCCCCTGCAAGACACATCTCTTTTCACCAGTTAGCTTCTCTTATTTTCCCCCACACAATtatgttctctctgcttctcttccccGGACACTTGCCCTGGTTTCATAATGTTGTTTCCTTTGCCtttgcctttctcctctcttcaggGTTACAGGTTCATTCATTTGAGTTTCTTGCCTACCTATCAGTCAGCTTCATTTGTTCCAGTGGTAGGAGATGCACATAAATCCCTTGgatttctttttgtctcttcGGCTTTTCTCTCCATTCAGCCTGTGACACTAGGGATGTGTTTAACCACTTACGTTGCATTTAACTGTCTGCTAAAAGTTATAGCATCTGGGCTAGAAGTTGCTCTTACTTGTAATTTTCTAATTGACTGCTAATAATAATTGtcaggttcttgttttttttaacctcaaagaTATCTCCCCTGTTAGTGTATTTATACATGTAAAGAAATTCTAATCGTACCCTTATAAACTTGGGTAGAGATTAGTAGAATGGAGATTAGTAGTAACAAACATGtaaagagaaagcaaagagaccaagagagagaaggaatgacagtgtgtgtgtgtgtgtgtttgtgtgtctgtgttgtgtctgtgcctgtgtctgtgtctgtgtgtctgtgtggtgggtTGAGACTTACCATCATGAGAAAATCTGAAATTATGAATAGGGAGTAAGGATGAGTAAGGTTAAGGATTAAGATCATTGGAACAGAAGGGTGGACATCCACATTTTCAGATCTCAAGTCTTAGAAGGGTGCTGGCCTGAGACTATACCTGAAAAAACGATGATAAAATGGTAAATAACATGTGAGACAAATGATTGGCTCCATGCAGAGGCTAAtgtaaaaatcacacacacacacacacacacacacacacacacacacacacacatacacacactcacatacaaacacacacacatatacacacatacacatacacaaacacacacacacacatccatttatatatgtttgagacagaatctcactatgcatcccaggatggtcttgaactcacaattctcctttttcagcctcctgagtgctgagattaaggtatgtatcaccttgcccagctttagtaatcatatttttaaacattaccTATTAtgggttttaaaatgaaataaaagtgagATTTTTCCACAGTtgaatattatttaataaattgGAACAAAACTGTTAACTTGTTGAtagctagaaaaaaatatttgaaacttaATTATAATGTGACTAATTTATAATCAAAGCAAAATTATCTAGATGGCATTAGTTCATTCAGTTACGTGGGTGAAAAGGTAAACTCAAGTTCACCAGGAAGCAATGACTAtcggtaacaacaacaacaaaaagtcgcaatgaaacaaagcaaaattatcATGTACATTTTGCATTCCCTGTTGTTCAATGTAGTAACAGCATCAGGACCAAATAAGAGAAGCTGTTTCTCAATGAATAATATCCAGATAGGAGACCAGCTCCTTGTACATTAGTTCAAATAAACTAGAAAATTACTGTCAATAATCACTATGTGAGTGGCTTATCTGTGTGGTCTATATTATAAGAGTAAAATACTACTTTAAAAGCAAATTACTACAAACTAATATACATTGGTTTTCCACTTCTGGGAAGCGGTATTCCTTGTCACTGACTTGGCCTTACAGAATAACCCTGAATGCTCAGAGTCCTTTCCTATGTATGACTTCTGATGTCTTTATGCATTGTCACTGGGACACAGGAACATGTCTTTAAGTTTTCAATGCATCCTCTGACTATAATTAAGACAAGAGCATCCATCAGATAGAACTGCAAACCAGAGCCTTGGACCCACTGTGAACTAGAGACCAGAGCAACCTAAGTGCCCACACAGACTTCTGAATATACAAATAAAGGGCTGATACGACCTCCTCGCAATTTTCTTTGCTGCCTCCTTTAGGTTGCAAGTTCCTTCCGGACAAAATGGGGACTCGTCTCCCTACAGAATCAAGGCCTGATGGGGCCATCAGCCTCACTGCCGGGAATATATCAGAATAGCACAGTTGAGGATACCAGATATGAGTGTTTTGAACTAAGATGCGTACATCTACAGATCTGGGCTTGCCGAGAAGCAAGCTTAACTTTGCCAGGAATCAAACACTCTAGGTATTAAGCAGGAACTTGTTTGCACCAGGGCTCCTTCCCCAGGGCCCTGCTGAGGCTCACGAGCTGCAGAAGTCAGGGTTTGCTTTTAGTCTCTCAGCAAAGTGACCTTTCCgctggctcactggccagcatgGGGCCAGCACCTCCTGCTGTGTTCTGAAGAGGGTTGAGAAGCCTCCAGAGTCCGCCTCAGTCTTGGTCAACAGTTCATTTCTGTTCAAGGACCAGCCTGCAAAGACGTTGCTTACCAACCCAACCCACAGATAAAGTCAGGGACAGAAATAGCTCTTCCTGGTTCCAGATTCAATAAAACAGAGGGAATATTGACTTGGCCTTCACTTTCTCATAGGGATGGGGCTCCATTCCATCTTCAGAGTTTTCATATTGCTTTAGCCAGTTCTCCCTTAATCTGCCAGAAGTTTTTGCAAGGAAACGGCAAAGTGGGATTTAGGCAAAAGAATCATGGTGAGTTTGTGTGTCAATTTTATAATTCAGCTCAATGAAAAGGGAAATTTGATCACAATTTCTCACTGTGACTCAGAACACAGAAAACTGCTTTGAAATTTGGATAACTTGCCACTCCATCCTGATCCCCTTGGTTTAATTAGCcaattttgattaaaaaatactACCAGgaacaaaatttaaattcattGCCTAGAAAATGTATGGTAATGAAGGCtctaacaatatttttaaatgtgtgtgaatAGAGTAAAAATCTATTATTTTCGTCAG includes:
- the Vip gene encoding VIP peptides, translated to MLPSVAQNASTLSLSRGTEMEARSKPQFLVFLMLFSVLFSQSLAWPLFGPPSAVSVFYLNRLDDRVQLEGASDPDQVSLKADSDILQNALAENDTPYYDVSRNARHADGVFTSDYSKLLGQISAKKYLESLIGKRIGSNIAEDPMPIKRHSDAVFTDNYTRLRKQMAVKKYLNSILNGKRSSEGDSPDFYEELEK